The following proteins are encoded in a genomic region of Gossypium hirsutum isolate 1008001.06 chromosome D05, Gossypium_hirsutum_v2.1, whole genome shotgun sequence:
- the LOC107904024 gene encoding receptor-like protein EIX2, producing MITMSSMRSHKLVLFFAISCLLLHEKCTDASVCKESERKALLEFQHSLQALGVSGNDAFFWISEECCLWRGVYCNSFTGYVEMLDFSDQPLVVAGTISPSLLKLHHLTSLNFSSNDFNGSLIPEFFASLKKLKLLDLSNANFRGPIPSLLGNLSMLETLRLGGNGRVFNVGKLEWLSHLSRLKELDLSFTNLSNANDWSQVISHLPLLQKLSLRHCGLPSISSSSLSLANSSTSLTYLDLSDNNLPSSAIYPWLFNVSSNLVSLDLSSNQLKGPIPEAFGNMKAIQELYLNDNLLVLAENQVRGDSGLNEIGKLPDFRVLDLGYNLLNGSISKSIGQLSNLRVLRLPGNSFGGDVISEAHFSNFTNLQVLDLSYTSLTLRFNSGWIPSFQLSQLLLCSCKLGPRFPDWLRTQMDVLNPDVEISSIDYLDISASGISDSLPYWFWDKFQELSYINMSFNQISGTFPNNSIHIIHLDLSSNNFSGPLPRFSLDYNMGTINLSKNKFTGSVSPICNFTGAVYLTLFDLSNNLFSGVVPDCFGSFPFLTALNLGDNSFSGSLPSSLGSLVSLEMLSLRGNKFSGVLPSSLQNCAKLKFLDLSDNELSGEIPMWIGQKLSSLVFLSLQGNQFRGRIPHQLCGLKYLQILDLSVNKISGTIPPCLNNFTSMAKKVSLDRRIEHHILDTGPRFLSLEGVYGEPIWIIQVRYVDEALLTWKGTKQSYPQLGLLLAIDLSCNKLTGEIPEELSSLQELVVLNLSRNLFDGKILQKIGHIRQLEVLDLSRNKFSGNIPTSLSELTFLSNLNLSYNDLSGKIPTSTQLQSFDPSSFSHNRGLCGPPISPNCSMVEPPPGKPTVGSEEDCDEFMKWFYTGMGLGFAVGLWGFCSVVFFKRSWRHSYYRYLDSAKDWVYVSFVLLKTRLVRRIKGLSTRSD from the exons ATGATTACGATGTCAAGTATGAGGTCTCataaacttgttttattttttgcaaTATCTTGTCTTCTTCTTCATGAGAAATGCACCGATGCTAGCGTGTGCAAAGAGAGTGAGAGAAAAGCGCTACTTGAATTTCAGCACAGCCTTCAAGCTCTCGGTGTTTCAGGCAACGACGCCTTTTTTTGGATAAGTGAGGAGTGCTGTCTATGGCGTGGCGTCTATTGCAACAGCTTCACAGGATACGTTGAAATGCTCGATTTTAGCGACCAACCTCTGGTTGTAGCAGGTACAATTAGCCCTTCACTGCTTAAACTACATCATTTGACTTCTTTAAATTTCAGCAGTAATGATTTTAATGGAAGTCTCATCCCAGAGTTTTTTGCTtctttgaaaaaattgaaattactgGATCTCTCTAATGCTAATTTTAGAGGTCCAATTCCTTCTCTACTTGGAAATCTTTCAATGTTGGAGACTCTTAGATTGGGTGGCAACGGTAGGGTTTTCAATGTTGGAAAACTTGAGTGGCTTTCCCATCTTTCTCGTTTGAAAGAGCTTGATCTTAGTTTCACTAACCTGAGCAATGCCAATGATTGGTCTCAAGTCATTAGCCACCTTCCTTTGCTCCAAAAACTAAGTCTAAGACATTGTGGTCTTCCAAGCAtatcttcttcatcactttccCTTGCCAACTCTTCTACATCTCTCACCTATCTCGATCTCTCTGATAATAATCTCCCTTCTTCTGCCATATATCCATGGTTGTTTAATGTTAGCAGCAACCTTGTTTCACTTGACCTCTCAAGCAACCAGTTGAAAGGTCCAATTCCAGAAGCTTTCGGGAACATGAAGGCTATTCAAGAACTTTATCTGAATGATAATCTTTTGGTACTAGCTGAGAATCAAGTTAGGGGCGATTCTGGGTTGAATGAAATCGGAAAACTACCAGATTTTAGGGTTCTAGATCTTGGGTACAACCTTTTAAATGGATCCATAAGCAAAAGCATTGGACAACTTTCCAACCTGCGAGTCTTGCGGCTTCCAGGGAATTCTTTTGGTGGTGATGTGATTTCCGAAGCTCATTTCTCAAATTTCACCAATTTACAGGTCTTGGATTTATCCTACACTTCTTTGACTTTGAGATTCAACTCCGGATGGATTCCTTCCTTCCAACTGAGTCAACTATTGCTTTGCTCTTGCAAGTTAGGGCCTCGTTTCCCAGATTGGCTTCGGACTCAAATGGACGTCCTAAACCCTGACGTTGAAATTTCTTCAATAGATTACCTTGATATTTCTGCTTCAGGAATTTCGGATTCTCTTCCCTACTGGTTTTGGGACAAATTTCAGGAATTATCGTACATAAACATGTCTTTCAATCAGATCAGTGGAACTTTTCCAAATAACTCTATCCACATAATCCATCTAGATCTAAGCTCTAATAATTTCTCAGGACCATTACCACGTTTTTCTTTAGACTACAATATGGGGACCATTAACCTTTCCAAAAACAAGTTTACTGGTTCAGTCTCTCCAATTTGCAATTTTACTGGTGCAGTTTATTTGACATTGTTTGATCTCTCAAATAATCTATTTTCTGGAGTGGTTCCAGACTGTTTTGGAAGTTTCCCGTTTTTAACAGCTTTGAATTTGGGTGATAATAGTTTCTCAGGCTCACTTCCAAGCTCCTTAGGATCTCTGGTTTCTCTTGAAATGCTAAGTCTACGTGGTAATAAATTCTCTGGAGTATTACCTTCATCTTTACAGAATTGTGCCAAGTTAAAATTTCTCGACTTGAGTGATAATGAATTATCAGGAGAAATACCTATGTGGATCGGTCAGAAGCTTTCATCGTTGGTTTTTCTTAGCCTTCAAGGGAACCAGTTCAGGGGAAGGATTCCCCATCAACTTTGTGGATTGAAATATCTACAAATCTTGGACCTCTCTGTAAATAAAATCTCTGGTACCATACCACCATGCCTCAATAATTTCACTTCCATGGCAAAAAAAGTGAGTTTAGATCGAAGGATTGAGCATCACATCTTAGATACTGGACCTAGATTTTTATCTCTGGAGGGTGTGTATGGTGAGCCTATATGGATCATTCAGGTTAGATATGTTGATGAGGCATTGCTTACATGGAAGGGAACAAAGCAAAGCTATCCACAACTTGGATTGCTACTGGCCATTGATCTCTCTTGTAACAAATTAACAGGAGAGATTCCTGAAGAATTAAGTAGTCTTCAAGAACTGGTTGTATTGAACTTGTCAAGAAACCTTTTTGACGGAAAAATTCTTCAAAAGATTGGGCATATAAGACAACTAGAGGTGCTTGACCTGTCAAGAAACAAGTTTTCAGGAAACATCCCGACAAGTTTGTCTGAATTAACATTTCTAAGCAACTTGAACTTGTCTTATAATGACTTGTCTGGAAAAATTCCAACCAGCACTCAACTACAGAGCTTTGATCCTTCGTCATTTTCCCATAATAGAGGACTTTGTGGTCCTCCTATTTCACCAAATTGCTCAATGGTGGAACCACCTCCTGGAAAACCTACAGTAGGAAGTGAAGAAGATTGTGATGAGTTCATGAAATGGTTTTACACTGGCATGGGACTTGGATTTGCTGTGGGTTTGTGGGGGTTTTGCAGTGTTGTGTTCTTCAAGCGTTCATGGAGGCATTCATATTATCGTTACTTGGATAGTGCAAAGGATTGGGTTtatgtttcatttgttttgctcAAAACAAGGTTAGTGAGGAGAATCAAAGGTCTTTCAACAAG gTCTGATTAG